One genomic segment of Candidatus Bathyarchaeota archaeon includes these proteins:
- a CDS encoding TRAM domain-containing protein has protein sequence MPSTEKKRRSTLAAQVARQISAQQNQRWLGWVGEVLIDERGKKAGSWVGRNFAYKPVVLQSGNDLLGQTLKVKVTKAPETYLVGELVTD, from the coding sequence GTGCCATCTACTGAGAAAAAGCGTCGAAGCACCTTGGCGGCACAGGTGGCGCGGCAAATTTCAGCCCAACAAAATCAACGGTGGCTAGGTTGGGTTGGTGAGGTGCTGATTGATGAGCGTGGTAAAAAGGCTGGTTCGTGGGTTGGACGCAATTTTGCCTACAAGCCTGTCGTACTTCAAAGTGGGAATGATTTGTTGGGACAAACTCTCAAAGTCAAGGTAACTAAGGCACCTGAAACCTATCTTGTCGGTGAATTAGTTACCGATTAG
- a CDS encoding tRNA (N(6)-L-threonylcarbamoyladenosine(37)-C(2))-methylthiotransferase, whose product MRIHIKNYGCSANTADGETLAGCLTQAGFQLANSPNQADLIIFNSCAVKGPTENRVIDEIKRVPKTKKIIITGCLPKISFQRLEREVRFDAVLGAAAGECIVNVVLRVMAGERVVDFEGFNTPRFNLPRVKSGALISVIPINYGCLGSCSYCAVKFARGPLRSYRIGEIVGRVREDFDAGAKEFWLTSQDTACYGRDIGTNLPQLLSALSNLQGDFKIRVGMMTPNMVFDMQEPLIEAFQSPKFFKFLHLPIQSGDDSVLQGMQRFYTANQFRQIVAAFRSKIPELTLATDIIVGFP is encoded by the coding sequence GTGCGAATACACATAAAAAACTACGGTTGCTCCGCAAACACAGCAGACGGCGAAACACTAGCAGGATGCCTAACCCAAGCAGGCTTCCAACTTGCCAACTCACCCAACCAAGCAGACCTAATAATTTTCAACTCCTGCGCAGTAAAAGGACCAACCGAAAACCGAGTAATTGACGAAATCAAACGCGTCCCCAAAACCAAAAAAATCATCATCACCGGGTGTCTACCAAAAATTAGCTTCCAAAGGCTGGAACGTGAAGTTCGCTTCGACGCTGTTTTGGGTGCCGCTGCTGGCGAATGTATTGTGAATGTGGTTTTGCGTGTTATGGCTGGAGAGCGTGTGGTGGATTTTGAGGGTTTTAACACGCCCCGGTTCAACCTGCCAAGAGTCAAGTCGGGTGCATTAATTAGTGTCATTCCGATTAACTACGGTTGCTTGGGTTCTTGTAGCTATTGTGCTGTGAAATTTGCTCGTGGACCCCTGCGAAGCTACCGAATAGGCGAAATAGTTGGGCGTGTCAGGGAGGATTTTGATGCTGGCGCTAAAGAGTTCTGGTTAACCAGCCAAGACACGGCCTGCTATGGACGAGATATCGGCACTAATCTGCCCCAGTTGCTATCAGCGCTTTCAAACTTACAAGGTGATTTTAAAATCCGCGTGGGCATGATGACGCCAAACATGGTTTTTGACATGCAAGAACCACTAATTGAAGCGTTCCAAAGCCCCAAATTTTTTAAATTTCTACATCTTCCCATCCAAAGCGGCGACGATTCTGTTCTGCAGGGAATGCAAAGATTCTACACTGCAAACCAATTCCGACAAATCGTGGCGGCATTTCGCTCCAAAATTCCCGAACTAACCCTTGCAACAGACATCATCGTTGGCTTCCCATGA
- a CDS encoding ribbon-helix-helix domain-containing protein: protein MKLITLYLPETYIKALDQLVDERFYPNRAEAIRVAIRDLISAEVWRRKGVD, encoded by the coding sequence TTGAAGCTAATCACTCTGTATCTGCCTGAAACGTATATAAAAGCTTTGGACCAGCTTGTCGACGAACGGTTCTACCCCAACCGCGCCGAAGCTATCCGAGTGGCAATTCGCGACTTAATTTCCGCTGAAGTGTGGAGGAGAAAAGGCGTTGACTAA
- a CDS encoding DNA alkylation repair protein — MQSLLSQIRADLKASVNQQTLKTAQHFFKEPIKVYGIKTAVVSKIAKKHWSQAKMLSKLELFELCEELFQADFMEEAFIVSEWLPRYIKHLIPDDLATFRGWIEKYINNWAKCDSFCNHTIGDLLQKYPETIKEVQSWANSQNRWLKRASAVSLIVPAKKGLFLKEAIEIADALLLDPDDLVQKGYGWLLKEESRKHQKEVYEYVVKNRQIMPRTALRYAIELMPKELKAEAIKKK, encoded by the coding sequence ATGCAAAGCCTTCTCAGCCAAATACGAGCAGACCTAAAAGCCAGCGTTAACCAACAAACCCTCAAAACAGCACAGCACTTCTTCAAAGAACCCATCAAGGTTTACGGCATAAAAACAGCTGTTGTCAGCAAAATCGCCAAAAAACACTGGAGCCAAGCAAAAATGTTGAGCAAACTAGAGCTTTTTGAGTTATGCGAGGAACTGTTCCAAGCTGACTTCATGGAAGAAGCCTTCATTGTTTCTGAATGGTTACCCCGATATATTAAGCATTTAATCCCAGATGATTTGGCAACTTTTAGGGGGTGGATTGAAAAGTACATCAACAATTGGGCAAAATGTGACAGTTTCTGCAACCACACCATCGGCGACCTATTACAGAAATACCCCGAAACAATCAAGGAAGTACAAAGCTGGGCAAACAGCCAAAACCGCTGGCTCAAACGCGCCTCGGCAGTTTCGTTAATTGTGCCCGCCAAAAAAGGCTTATTCCTCAAAGAGGCCATTGAAATAGCTGACGCCCTTTTGCTTGACCCTGACGATTTAGTACAGAAAGGATATGGTTGGCTGCTTAAAGAGGAAAGCCGCAAACATCAAAAAGAAGTCTACGAATACGTGGTTAAAAACAGGCAAATCATGCCAAGAACTGCACTTCGTTACGCCATTGAACTGATGCCTAAAGAGTTAAAGGCAGAAGCAATTAAGAAAAAGTGA